The Actinocatenispora sera genome has a window encoding:
- a CDS encoding Gfo/Idh/MocA family protein, with translation MSSPVTLAVVGAGSRGNAYARWALEHPDRARVVAVAEPRDVRRERFAAQHQIPAEHAYPDWQSLAQRLAAGPPLVDAVLVCTQDRMHTEPVLEFLKHRLHVLVEKPLAPTETECRQMVGAAEAAGVLFAVGHVMRYTPYTQAVKQVVDDGLLGDIMSVQHLEPVGYWHQAHSYVRGNWRRADESTFMLLAKSCHDIDWLQYVLGEAPTRVSSFGRLSHFTRAHKPAGAADRCLDCSVEPDCPFSAKRFYFDRLVQGDRGWPLDVLVDEFTAEALGDALRHGPYGRCVYDSDNDVVDHQVVNMEYPSGTTAVFTMTGFSRQGHRETKLFGTRGELTGDGEKLDVFDFLTDTHHIIDTTTVGDASAAGGHGGGDAGLMDGFVSALETGDASRIFSGPRDSLTSHLTVFAAERARLRGSVEPVSPPLELIVG, from the coding sequence GTGTCCTCACCTGTCACCCTCGCCGTCGTCGGCGCCGGAAGCCGCGGCAACGCGTACGCCCGCTGGGCGCTGGAGCACCCTGACCGGGCTCGCGTCGTCGCCGTGGCCGAGCCCCGCGACGTGCGCCGGGAGCGGTTCGCCGCGCAGCATCAGATCCCGGCCGAGCATGCGTACCCCGACTGGCAGTCCCTCGCCCAGCGGCTCGCCGCCGGCCCGCCGCTGGTCGACGCCGTGCTCGTCTGCACCCAGGACCGGATGCACACCGAGCCGGTACTCGAGTTCCTGAAGCACCGCCTGCACGTGCTGGTGGAGAAGCCGCTGGCGCCGACCGAGACCGAGTGCCGGCAGATGGTGGGCGCCGCCGAGGCCGCCGGCGTGCTGTTCGCCGTCGGTCACGTGATGCGCTACACGCCGTACACCCAGGCGGTCAAGCAGGTCGTCGACGACGGGCTGCTGGGCGACATCATGAGCGTGCAGCACCTGGAGCCGGTCGGCTACTGGCACCAGGCCCACTCGTACGTCCGGGGCAACTGGCGGCGCGCCGACGAGTCGACGTTCATGCTGCTGGCGAAGTCGTGCCATGACATCGACTGGCTGCAGTACGTGCTGGGTGAGGCCCCGACGCGGGTGTCCAGTTTCGGCCGGCTGTCGCACTTCACCCGCGCGCACAAGCCGGCCGGCGCCGCCGACCGGTGCCTGGATTGCTCGGTGGAGCCGGACTGCCCGTTCTCGGCGAAGCGGTTCTACTTCGACCGGCTGGTCCAGGGCGACCGCGGCTGGCCGCTCGACGTCCTCGTCGACGAGTTCACGGCCGAGGCGCTGGGCGACGCGCTGCGGCACGGCCCGTACGGGCGGTGCGTGTACGACAGCGACAACGACGTGGTGGACCACCAGGTGGTGAACATGGAGTACCCGTCGGGTACGACCGCGGTGTTCACCATGACCGGGTTCAGCCGGCAGGGGCACCGGGAGACGAAGCTGTTCGGGACCCGGGGCGAGCTGACCGGCGACGGCGAGAAGCTCGACGTGTTCGACTTCCTGACCGACACGCACCACATCATCGACACCACCACCGTCGGTGACGCCAGCGCAGCCGGCGGGCACGGCGGCGGCGACGCCGGACTGATGGACGGGTTCGTGTCGGCGCTGGAGACGGGCGATGCGTCCCGGATCTTCTCCGGGCCGCGCGACTCACTGACCAGCCATCTGACCGTGTTCGCGGCGGAGCGGGCCCGGCTGCGGGGCAGTGTCGAGCCGGTCTCGCCGCCGTTGGAACTCATCGTCGGCTGA
- the nth gene encoding endonuclease III, with protein sequence MGRILAETHPDAHCELDFTNPLQLAVATILSAQSTDKKINEVTPKLFARYPTAAAYAGADRAELEELIRPTGFYRNKATSLIKLGAALVERHDGEVPGRMTDLVALPGMGRKTANVILGNAFDVPGITVDTHFGRLVGRWRWTAETDPVKIEFAVGDLFEKRDWTMLSHRVIFHGRRVCHARKPACGACTLAKLCPSYGTGPTDPVAAGKLLKGPRVAELAAAAGVPAP encoded by the coding sequence ATGGGACGCATCCTCGCCGAGACGCACCCGGATGCGCACTGCGAGCTCGACTTCACCAACCCGCTGCAGCTCGCCGTGGCCACCATCCTGTCCGCACAGTCGACCGACAAGAAGATCAACGAGGTCACGCCGAAGCTGTTCGCGCGGTACCCGACCGCGGCCGCGTACGCCGGCGCCGACCGGGCCGAGCTGGAGGAGCTGATCCGGCCGACCGGCTTCTACCGGAACAAGGCGACCTCGCTGATCAAGCTCGGCGCCGCGCTGGTGGAGAGGCACGACGGCGAGGTGCCGGGCCGGATGACCGACCTGGTGGCGCTGCCCGGGATGGGTCGCAAGACGGCGAACGTGATCCTCGGCAACGCCTTCGACGTCCCGGGCATCACCGTCGACACGCACTTCGGCCGCCTGGTCGGCCGCTGGCGGTGGACCGCGGAGACCGACCCGGTCAAGATCGAGTTCGCGGTCGGCGACCTGTTCGAGAAGCGCGACTGGACGATGCTGTCGCACCGGGTGATCTTCCACGGCCGGCGGGTCTGCCACGCCCGCAAGCCCGCCTGCGGCGCCTGCACCCTCGCCAAGCTCTGCCCGTCGTACGGCACCGGCCCGACCGACCCGGTGGCGGCCGGGAAACTGTTGAAGGGCCCGCGGGTCGCCGAGCTCGCGGCCGCCGCGGGCGTCCCGGCCCCATGA
- a CDS encoding TlpA family protein disulfide reductase: protein MFVLLAVAAGCGDGGGSARHGDGGSARHPATPSAGASGAAAAWFAACPAPRGPATGTPKPPAVTLSCAHDGRSVPIARAYGKPTVINLWASWCGPCRQELPQIQAYARTHPDVVVLTVDTRDTEAAGLSFARAAGVRLPTLYDPKQQLLAGVHRAALPTTLLLRADGSLAYTYNSTALTADSLAALVQKELG from the coding sequence ATGTTCGTACTGCTCGCGGTGGCGGCGGGCTGCGGCGACGGCGGCGGATCGGCCCGGCATGGCGACGGCGGATCGGCCCGGCACCCGGCGACACCGTCCGCCGGTGCGAGCGGTGCGGCGGCTGCCTGGTTCGCCGCCTGCCCGGCCCCGCGTGGTCCGGCCACCGGCACGCCGAAGCCGCCGGCGGTCACGCTGAGCTGCGCGCACGACGGTCGCTCGGTGCCGATCGCCCGGGCGTACGGGAAGCCTACGGTGATCAACCTGTGGGCGTCCTGGTGCGGCCCGTGCCGCCAGGAACTGCCGCAGATCCAGGCGTACGCGAGGACGCACCCGGACGTCGTCGTGCTCACGGTGGACACCCGCGACACCGAGGCCGCCGGGCTGTCGTTCGCGCGGGCTGCGGGCGTGCGGCTGCCCACGCTGTACGACCCGAAGCAGCAACTGCTCGCCGGCGTGCACCGCGCCGCGCTACCCACCACGCTGCTGCTGCGGGCCGACGGCAGCCTCGCCTACACGTACAACTCGACCGCGCTGACCGCCGACTCGCTGGCGGCGCTGGTGCAGAAGGAGCTGGGATGA
- a CDS encoding NUDIX hydrolase — MSAIAGDPATELPAWWQPLLTRVGALRPETFGSPTPSARRSAVLILLADGPTGPDVVILQRASTLRDHPGQCAFPGGGVEPTDGGPAGTALREAGEEVGIRADTVQVVGTLPELYLNVSDFRVTPVLAWWRSPHPFGDLDPGEVAQVARLPLADLADPANRLRVRHPSGYVGAAFRLDGMLVWGFTGGILSRLLDLGGWSRTWDTTRVEPLPPGF, encoded by the coding sequence GTGAGCGCGATCGCGGGTGATCCCGCCACTGAGCTGCCCGCCTGGTGGCAGCCGCTGCTGACCCGGGTCGGCGCGCTGCGGCCGGAGACGTTCGGCTCGCCGACACCCTCCGCCCGGCGCAGCGCGGTGCTGATCCTGCTCGCCGACGGGCCGACCGGGCCGGACGTGGTGATCCTGCAGCGGGCCAGCACCCTGCGCGACCATCCGGGCCAGTGCGCGTTCCCGGGCGGCGGGGTCGAACCCACCGACGGCGGCCCCGCCGGTACCGCGCTGCGCGAGGCCGGCGAGGAGGTCGGCATCCGGGCCGACACCGTGCAGGTCGTCGGCACCCTGCCGGAGCTGTACCTGAACGTCTCGGACTTCCGGGTCACCCCGGTCCTGGCCTGGTGGCGGTCTCCGCACCCGTTCGGCGACCTGGATCCGGGCGAGGTGGCGCAGGTGGCGCGGCTGCCGCTCGCCGACCTGGCCGACCCGGCCAACCGGCTGCGGGTGCGCCATCCGAGCGGGTACGTGGGTGCCGCGTTCCGGCTGGACGGGATGCTGGTGTGGGGGTTCACCGGCGGCATCCTGTCCCGGCTGCTCGACCTCGGCGGCTGGTCCCGGACCTGGGACACCACCCGGGTCGAGCCGCTCCCGCCCGGCTTCTGA
- a CDS encoding cupredoxin domain-containing protein, translated as MALTAGGCGFAGAHGSGVHGGSSAGNRVGTATTGANGVQHITVKGDENMRFTPNVIKAHPGKLEITLVTTGATPHDLQVTKLHANTGMVKKGKPGEVEVDLSSAGRYDFVCTYHVRQHMTGVIEVS; from the coding sequence GTGGCGCTCACCGCCGGCGGATGCGGCTTCGCGGGCGCGCACGGCAGCGGCGTCCACGGCGGCTCGTCGGCCGGCAACCGGGTCGGTACGGCGACCACCGGTGCGAACGGCGTCCAGCACATCACGGTCAAGGGTGACGAGAACATGCGGTTCACCCCGAACGTGATCAAGGCGCATCCCGGGAAGTTGGAGATCACGCTGGTCACGACCGGTGCGACCCCGCACGACCTGCAGGTCACGAAACTGCACGCGAACACCGGAATGGTAAAAAAGGGCAAGCCGGGCGAGGTCGAGGTGGATCTTTCGTCGGCCGGACGGTATGACTTCGTGTGCACCTATCACGTGAGACAGCACATGACCGGGGTCATCGAGGTCTCCTAG
- a CDS encoding MarP family serine protease, whose protein sequence is MYGSVVDIVVVVLAILFAINGYRQGFVVGILSFVGFIGGALIGLQLTPITANHFHTPATRVIVSLATVLILAVLLQALAAMLGTRIRRSILSRGVQVVDDLGGAAVSIVAVLVVSWMIAVPLGSSSVPWLAKSVRTSAVLHGVDSAMPSGARVLYNRLRDAVNTSDFPDVFSGLTPTQVRSVPPPDSSLASSAVVRRLHKSVVKVIGDAPSCSRRIEGSGFVYSSRHVLTNAHVVAGTKTLVVENENGDRLGATVVAYDSQRDLAVLYVPDLTAPPLSFAGSPANEGKDAIVLGYPLDGPYTAEPARVRDRRDIRGPNIYDSGTVVREVYTIRSEVRSGNSGGPLVTPAGTVYGVIFAAAADDPQTGFALTAAEAAPVASEGRTATGSVDTGSCT, encoded by the coding sequence GTGTACGGCAGCGTCGTCGACATCGTGGTCGTGGTGTTGGCGATCCTGTTCGCCATCAACGGCTACCGGCAGGGCTTCGTGGTGGGCATCCTGTCGTTCGTCGGCTTCATCGGCGGGGCGCTGATCGGCCTGCAGCTGACGCCGATCACCGCCAACCACTTCCACACCCCGGCGACGCGGGTGATCGTCTCGCTCGCCACCGTGCTGATCCTGGCCGTGCTGCTGCAGGCACTCGCCGCGATGCTCGGCACCCGGATCCGCCGCTCCATCCTCAGCCGCGGGGTACAGGTGGTCGACGACCTCGGCGGCGCCGCGGTGTCGATCGTCGCGGTCCTGGTCGTCTCCTGGATGATCGCGGTACCGCTCGGCTCGTCGTCGGTGCCGTGGCTGGCGAAGAGCGTGCGTACCTCGGCGGTGCTGCACGGCGTCGACTCGGCGATGCCGTCCGGCGCCCGGGTGCTGTACAACCGGCTCCGGGACGCGGTCAACACCAGCGACTTCCCTGACGTCTTCAGCGGCCTGACGCCGACCCAGGTGCGCTCGGTGCCGCCGCCGGACTCCTCGCTCGCGTCGTCCGCGGTGGTGCGGCGGCTGCACAAGTCCGTGGTGAAGGTGATCGGCGACGCGCCGAGCTGTTCGCGCCGGATCGAAGGCTCCGGCTTCGTCTACTCGTCCCGGCACGTGCTGACCAACGCGCACGTGGTGGCCGGTACCAAGACTCTGGTGGTGGAGAACGAGAACGGTGACCGCCTCGGCGCCACGGTCGTCGCGTACGACTCGCAGCGCGACCTCGCCGTGCTGTACGTGCCGGACCTGACCGCGCCGCCGCTGTCGTTCGCGGGCTCCCCGGCCAACGAGGGCAAGGACGCGATCGTGCTCGGCTACCCGCTGGACGGGCCGTACACCGCGGAGCCGGCCCGGGTGCGCGACCGCCGCGACATCCGCGGCCCCAACATCTACGACTCCGGCACGGTGGTACGCGAGGTGTACACGATCCGGTCCGAGGTGCGCAGCGGCAACTCCGGCGGGCCGCTCGTCACCCCCGCCGGCACCGTGTACGGGGTGATCTTCGCGGCGGCCGCCGACGACCCGCAGACCGGGTTCGCGCTCACCGCGGCCGAGGCCGCGCCGGTGGCCAGCGAGGGCCGTACCGCCACCGGCAGCGTCGACACCGGCTCCTGTACCTGA
- a CDS encoding serine/threonine-protein kinase: protein MRPLTPTDPRRLGPYPLFAELGRGGMGQVLLGSAPDGRLVAVKLIRPDLAADDGFRDRFRREVDASRRVPGVRTAAVVDADPDAPTPWLASVFVCGPPLSDVLADGGPLPVDSTVRLASGLAAALVEIHQAGLVHRDLKPSNVLLAADGPRVIDFGVARAVDHPAGAELTRAGWLVGSPGFMSPEQALGQPVTAASDVFSLGVVLVAAATGGTPFDGPSAPQTLYNVVYAEPDLGPLPEPVRSIAAHCLAKDPAARPTAQQLLTAIGAQPHTARPWPTEVHRLIDAEQAELSHLASQAAFVPPGSPAPPPTGGAGPVSGAGLVSGAGATSAAGPTSDAGPVSGAGPTSGAGPNSGAWSGGGAGPASGAGPAGAGATVAVPELAGTQPRRGSAPIPPAPTRIDRRPVLPAPRPERGSGRTRTVVLVAAAAVLLVALVVGVGFATSWFRPDRSTPPPGAAHSHRPTPASPAPSERESPTSSPSPTAPVAVTGEIDGYGGACVDVAGGATDDGTAIQLHSCNGTQAQQWTVGTDGTVRAFGKCMDVTGGATGNGTPIQLYGCNGTPAQQWQVGAGGQLVNTKSGRCLDATGPSAADGTRLQIWDCTGADNQRWNLPS, encoded by the coding sequence ATGCGGCCGCTGACGCCGACCGACCCGCGCCGGCTCGGCCCGTACCCGCTGTTCGCCGAGCTGGGTCGCGGCGGCATGGGGCAGGTCCTGCTGGGCAGCGCGCCGGACGGGCGGCTGGTCGCGGTCAAGCTGATCCGCCCGGACCTGGCGGCCGACGACGGTTTCCGGGACCGTTTCCGGCGCGAGGTCGACGCGTCCCGCCGGGTGCCCGGGGTGCGGACCGCCGCGGTCGTGGACGCCGACCCGGACGCGCCGACACCGTGGCTCGCCTCGGTGTTCGTCTGCGGGCCGCCGCTTTCCGACGTGCTCGCCGACGGCGGCCCGCTGCCGGTCGACTCGACGGTACGGCTGGCGTCCGGGCTCGCCGCCGCGCTGGTGGAGATCCACCAGGCCGGGCTGGTGCATCGCGACCTGAAGCCGTCCAACGTGCTGCTCGCCGCGGACGGGCCACGGGTGATCGACTTCGGTGTGGCCCGCGCCGTGGACCACCCCGCCGGCGCCGAACTCACCCGGGCCGGCTGGCTGGTCGGCTCGCCCGGGTTCATGTCCCCGGAACAGGCGCTGGGCCAGCCGGTCACCGCGGCGAGCGACGTGTTCAGCCTCGGCGTCGTGCTCGTCGCCGCCGCCACCGGCGGTACCCCCTTCGACGGCCCGTCGGCGCCACAGACCCTGTACAACGTCGTGTACGCGGAGCCCGACCTCGGTCCGCTGCCCGAGCCGGTCCGGTCGATCGCCGCGCACTGCCTGGCCAAGGACCCGGCCGCGCGGCCCACCGCGCAGCAACTGCTGACCGCGATCGGCGCGCAGCCGCACACCGCGCGGCCCTGGCCGACCGAGGTGCACCGGCTAATCGACGCGGAGCAGGCTGAGCTGTCCCACCTCGCCAGCCAGGCCGCCTTCGTCCCGCCCGGCTCCCCGGCCCCACCCCCGACCGGCGGCGCCGGTCCGGTCAGCGGCGCCGGGCTGGTCAGCGGTGCCGGCGCCACCAGCGCCGCCGGTCCCACCAGCGACGCGGGTCCGGTCAGCGGCGCGGGTCCGACCAGTGGCGCGGGCCCGAACAGTGGTGCGTGGTCGGGAGGCGGCGCCGGGCCGGCCAGTGGGGCGGGACCCGCTGGCGCGGGCGCGACCGTGGCGGTGCCGGAGCTCGCCGGGACGCAGCCCAGGCGCGGATCGGCGCCGATCCCGCCGGCGCCGACCCGGATCGACCGCCGGCCGGTGCTCCCGGCACCGCGGCCGGAGCGTGGCTCCGGGCGCACCCGTACCGTCGTGCTCGTGGCGGCCGCGGCGGTGCTGCTCGTCGCGCTCGTCGTCGGGGTCGGGTTCGCGACCTCGTGGTTCCGGCCGGACCGGTCGACGCCGCCGCCAGGTGCGGCGCACAGCCACCGCCCGACGCCCGCCTCGCCGGCGCCGAGCGAGCGGGAAAGCCCGACGAGCAGCCCGAGCCCAACCGCGCCCGTCGCGGTCACCGGCGAGATCGACGGGTACGGCGGGGCCTGCGTGGACGTGGCCGGCGGTGCCACCGACGACGGGACCGCGATCCAGCTGCACAGCTGCAACGGCACCCAGGCGCAGCAGTGGACCGTCGGTACCGACGGCACGGTGCGGGCGTTCGGCAAGTGCATGGACGTCACCGGCGGGGCGACCGGCAACGGCACCCCGATCCAGCTGTACGGCTGCAACGGCACGCCGGCGCAGCAGTGGCAGGTCGGCGCCGGCGGCCAGCTCGTGAACACCAAGTCGGGCCGCTGCCTGGACGCCACCGGCCCCAGCGCCGCCGACGGCACCCGGCTGCAGATCTGGGACTGCACCGGCGCCGACAACCAACGCTGGAACCTCCCCAGCTGA
- the mycP gene encoding type VII secretion-associated serine protease mycosin: protein MSDAAGVVPPPGAAGVVPPPGGARLAALSGGARRALVVLAVVLLAALVGAAPGAAAHADPDVRADEWQLPQLHAADAWQLSTGSGVTVAVLDSGIDADHPDLAGRVERGIDLVDGSTDGRKDFVGHGTSVADLIAGRRDGPGVVGLAYDAKILPVRVLDAQNRYGDAATVASGVRWAVDHGARVINMSLGGAASSDALHAALRYALDHDVVVVACAGNTADKAGKGVWYPARASGVVAVSGLNPDETFWSGSVAGPQVALSAPADGLIGARPGGYWHVQGTSFAAPLVSATAALIRSRWPTMSAANVVNRLIATADDKGPRGRDDRYGYGMVDPEAALTASVGEVAVNPLDTEAPSASSAGGAGGAPTASPSVSRSPRAEPAGNTQTAVLVGIGAVLMVAVAGFLALALARTRRDNT from the coding sequence TTGTCTGACGCTGCCGGCGTCGTGCCGCCGCCCGGCGCTGCCGGCGTCGTGCCGCCGCCCGGCGGTGCCCGCTTGGCGGCGCTGTCCGGCGGTGCTCGCCGGGCGCTGGTCGTACTGGCGGTGGTGCTGCTCGCGGCGCTGGTCGGCGCGGCGCCCGGTGCCGCGGCGCATGCCGACCCGGACGTCCGGGCGGACGAGTGGCAACTGCCGCAACTGCACGCCGCCGACGCCTGGCAGCTGTCCACCGGCTCCGGCGTGACCGTCGCGGTCCTCGACTCCGGCATCGACGCGGACCATCCGGACCTGGCCGGCCGGGTCGAGCGCGGCATCGACCTGGTCGACGGCAGTACCGACGGGCGCAAGGACTTCGTCGGCCACGGCACGTCGGTGGCCGACCTGATCGCCGGCCGCCGGGACGGTCCCGGCGTGGTCGGCCTCGCGTACGACGCGAAGATCCTTCCGGTGCGGGTGCTCGACGCGCAGAACCGGTACGGCGACGCCGCGACCGTCGCGTCCGGCGTGCGGTGGGCGGTCGACCACGGCGCCCGGGTGATCAACATGTCGCTGGGTGGCGCCGCGTCGTCGGACGCGCTGCACGCGGCCCTCCGGTACGCGCTGGATCACGACGTGGTGGTCGTAGCCTGCGCCGGCAACACGGCGGACAAGGCCGGCAAGGGCGTCTGGTACCCGGCGCGGGCGTCCGGCGTGGTCGCGGTGTCCGGGCTGAACCCGGACGAGACGTTCTGGTCCGGTTCGGTCGCCGGCCCGCAGGTGGCGCTTTCCGCGCCGGCCGACGGGCTGATCGGCGCCCGGCCCGGCGGGTACTGGCACGTGCAGGGCACCAGCTTCGCCGCGCCGCTGGTGTCCGCGACCGCGGCGCTGATCCGGTCGAGGTGGCCCACCATGTCCGCGGCGAACGTGGTGAACCGGCTGATCGCCACCGCCGACGACAAGGGCCCGCGCGGCCGGGACGACCGGTACGGGTACGGCATGGTCGACCCGGAGGCCGCGCTGACCGCCTCGGTGGGCGAGGTCGCCGTCAACCCGCTGGACACCGAGGCGCCGAGCGCGTCGTCGGCCGGCGGTGCCGGCGGGGCCCCGACCGCGTCGCCGAGCGTGTCCCGATCCCCGCGGGCCGAACCCGCCGGCAACACGCAGACCGCGGTACTGGTGGGCATCGGCGCGGTGCTGATGGTGGCGGTGGCCGGCTTCCTCGCCCTCGCCCTGGCCCGAACCCGCCGCGACAACACCTGA
- a CDS encoding endonuclease/exonuclease/phosphatase family protein, with translation MRLTGMTYNLKNPVDTDARAWPARRPLLAEQLRRAGADVIGTQEGHHQQLREIAADSGRYELIGAGREGGGRGEWAGVLYDPAVLTPVDAQHFWLSDTPERIGSRTPSWGNTVIRMAGLVRFRRSDGGELYWLDTHLDHKSAIARERGAALIAERLGALDPAVPLVVSGDFNCTSDEKPHRILTDAGLVDAWEAVGAPPQGTYGGWRAPGPDSDRIDWILTRGLGVRGARIGDFHDGESWPSDHVPVLVELDLPDPAPER, from the coding sequence ATGCGCCTGACGGGCATGACCTACAACCTGAAGAACCCGGTGGACACCGACGCGCGGGCCTGGCCGGCGCGTCGGCCGCTGCTGGCCGAGCAACTGCGGCGCGCCGGCGCCGACGTCATCGGGACGCAGGAGGGCCATCACCAGCAACTGCGGGAGATCGCCGCCGACTCCGGCCGGTACGAGCTGATCGGCGCCGGCCGGGAAGGCGGCGGCCGCGGCGAGTGGGCCGGGGTGCTGTACGACCCGGCGGTCCTGACGCCCGTCGACGCGCAGCACTTCTGGTTGTCCGACACCCCGGAGCGGATCGGTTCCCGCACTCCGAGCTGGGGAAACACGGTGATCCGGATGGCCGGTCTGGTGCGCTTCCGCCGGTCCGACGGCGGCGAGCTGTACTGGCTGGACACCCACCTCGACCACAAGTCGGCGATCGCCCGGGAGCGCGGCGCGGCGCTGATCGCTGAGCGGCTCGGCGCGCTCGACCCGGCCGTCCCGCTGGTGGTCTCCGGCGACTTCAACTGCACCTCGGACGAGAAGCCGCACCGGATCCTGACCGACGCCGGGCTGGTCGACGCCTGGGAGGCGGTCGGCGCGCCGCCGCAAGGCACGTACGGGGGTTGGCGCGCGCCGGGTCCGGATTCCGACCGGATCGACTGGATTCTCACCCGCGGCCTCGGCGTCCGCGGCGCGCGGATCGGCGATTTCCACGACGGCGAGAGCTGGCCGTCGGACCATGTACCGGTACTGGTCGAGCTGGACCTCCCGGATCCCGCCCCGGAGCGCTGA
- a CDS encoding helix-turn-helix transcriptional regulator — MRAARLISLLLLVQSRGRMTAPRLAAELGVSERTVYRDVRALSESGVPIYAEQGGRGGYSLVDGYRTRLTGLTREEAEALFLSGAPAPAQALGLSDALSAARLKVLAALPAELSDVSSRVGARFFVDAPGWFQPVRATPELSAVADAVWADRLLAVRYRRRDKTVRRVLEPYGLVLKQSVWYLAARVDGALRIYRVDRFEEVAETGAGFVRDPEFDLAASWAQRSAEFERQMLAETAVIRLTPAGARGLRHAVGALAAAEALATAESDPDGTLTARLPIESVDIAHRDLLRLGAEVEVLAPAALRDRFAETARMLAKRYGVDAVASGSCA; from the coding sequence GTGCGTGCGGCCAGGCTGATCTCGTTGTTGCTGCTGGTGCAGTCCCGCGGCCGGATGACGGCACCGCGACTCGCGGCCGAGCTGGGCGTCTCCGAGCGCACCGTCTACCGCGACGTGCGGGCGCTGTCGGAGTCGGGCGTGCCGATCTACGCGGAGCAGGGCGGCCGCGGTGGCTATTCGCTGGTCGACGGCTACCGCACCCGGCTGACCGGACTGACCCGGGAGGAGGCCGAGGCGCTGTTCCTGTCCGGCGCGCCGGCCCCGGCCCAGGCGCTCGGGCTGTCCGACGCGCTGTCCGCGGCCCGGCTGAAGGTGCTGGCGGCGCTGCCGGCCGAGCTGTCCGACGTGTCGAGCCGGGTCGGCGCCCGGTTCTTCGTGGACGCGCCGGGCTGGTTCCAGCCGGTGCGCGCGACGCCGGAACTGTCGGCGGTGGCCGACGCGGTGTGGGCCGACCGGCTGCTCGCGGTGCGCTACCGGCGCCGGGACAAGACGGTGCGCCGGGTGCTGGAGCCGTACGGCTTGGTGCTCAAGCAGTCCGTGTGGTACCTGGCGGCCCGGGTCGACGGCGCGCTGCGGATCTACCGGGTCGACCGGTTCGAGGAGGTGGCCGAGACCGGTGCGGGGTTCGTCCGCGACCCGGAGTTCGACCTGGCCGCCAGCTGGGCGCAGCGGTCCGCCGAGTTCGAGCGGCAGATGCTCGCCGAGACCGCGGTGATCCGGCTGACCCCGGCGGGCGCCCGCGGGCTGCGGCACGCGGTCGGCGCGCTGGCCGCCGCCGAGGCGCTGGCCACCGCCGAATCCGACCCCGACGGCACGCTCACCGCCCGGCTGCCGATCGAGAGCGTGGACATCGCGCACCGCGACCTGCTGCGGCTGGGCGCCGAGGTGGAGGTGCTCGCGCCGGCCGCGCTGCGGGACCGGTTCGCCGAGACCGCGCGAATGCTCGCCAAACGATACGGAGTGGACGCGGTAGCCTCCGGCTCATGCGCCTGA
- a CDS encoding phosphodiesterase, producing the protein MLIAHLSDPHITTGPLAAEPATGLYRALGRVLTLEPAPDCVVITGDLTDHGRPEEYAALREVLGRFRLPVHLVAGNHDLTANLVAEFGPDAAAASDGRGGRVGGGPDRASYSVDYPEATIVVLDSQVDGTAAGTLGAAQLSFLDSELARRPELPAFVCLHHPPIEVGIPFMDGIRLTDGPDFAEVIARHRNVVRVLAGHLHRTVSANFAGSTLSVAPSTYRQIDLCTRSEAPFGYVHEPTGFLLHDLTGDTCVTHLVQVSHAAAPVQGY; encoded by the coding sequence GTGCTCATCGCCCATCTGTCCGACCCGCACATCACCACCGGCCCGCTGGCCGCCGAACCCGCGACCGGGCTGTACCGGGCACTCGGCCGGGTGCTCACCCTGGAACCGGCGCCCGACTGCGTGGTGATCACCGGCGACCTGACCGACCACGGCCGGCCGGAGGAGTACGCGGCGCTGCGCGAGGTGCTCGGCCGGTTCCGGCTGCCGGTACACCTGGTGGCCGGCAACCACGACCTGACCGCGAACCTGGTCGCCGAGTTCGGGCCGGACGCGGCTGCGGCGTCGGACGGTCGCGGTGGGCGGGTCGGCGGCGGGCCGGACCGGGCGAGCTACTCCGTCGACTACCCCGAGGCGACCATCGTGGTGCTCGACTCGCAGGTGGACGGCACCGCCGCCGGTACCCTGGGCGCGGCCCAGCTGTCCTTTTTGGACAGTGAGTTGGCCCGGCGGCCGGAGTTGCCGGCGTTCGTCTGCCTGCACCACCCGCCGATCGAGGTCGGCATCCCGTTCATGGACGGCATCCGGCTCACCGACGGGCCCGACTTCGCCGAGGTGATCGCCCGGCACCGCAACGTGGTCCGGGTCCTCGCCGGCCACCTGCACCGTACGGTGAGCGCCAACTTCGCCGGTTCCACCCTCTCGGTGGCCCCCAGCACGTACCGGCAGATCGACCTGTGCACCCGCTCCGAGGCCCCGTTCGGATACGTGCACGAGCCCACCGGGTTCCTGCTGCACGACCTGACCGGGGACACCTGCGTCACCCACCTGGTCCAGGTCAGCCACGCCGCCGCACCGGTACAGGGCTACTGA